One window of the Eschrichtius robustus isolate mEscRob2 chromosome X, mEscRob2.pri, whole genome shotgun sequence genome contains the following:
- the TCEAL7 gene encoding transcription elongation factor A protein-like 7 — protein sequence MQKSCKENEGKPKCSVPKREEERPYGEFERQQTEGNFRQRLLQSLEEFKEDIDYRHFKDEEMTREGDEMERCLEEIRGLRKKFRALHSNHRHSRDRPYPI from the coding sequence ATGCAAAAATCCtgcaaagaaaatgaaggaaagccCAAGTGCAGCGTGCCAAAGAGGGAGGAAGAACGCCCCTATGGAGAATTCGAACGCCAACAAACAGAAGGGAATTTTAGGCAAAGGTTGCTTCAGTCTCTCGAGGAATTTAAAGAGGACATAGACTATAGGCATTTTAAGGATGAAGAAATGACAAGAGAGGGAGACGAGATGGAAAGGTGTTTGGAAGAGATAAGGGGTCTGAGAAAGAAATTTAGGGCTCTGCATTCTAACCATAGGCATTCTCGGGACCGTCCTTATCCCATTTAA